A section of the Streptomyces sp. V3I8 genome encodes:
- a CDS encoding vitamin B12-dependent ribonucleotide reductase — MTETASGPARGSRTKGTKAIKGLRIERIHTTPGVHPYDEVAWERRDVVMTNWRDGSVNFEQRGVEFPDFWSLNAVNIVTSKYFRGAVGTPQREVSLKQLIDRIVKTYRKAGEDYKYFASPADAEIFEHELAYALLHQIFSFNSPVWFNVGTPQPQQVSACFILAVDDSMESILDWYKEEGMIFKGGSGAGLNLSRIRSSKELLSSGGNASGPVSFMRGADASAGTIKSGGATRRAAKMVILDVDHPDIEDFIQTKVKEEEKIRALRDAGFDMDLGGDDITSVQYQNANNSVRVNDTFMKAVENGEKFGLTSRMTGEVIEEVDAKSLFRKMAEAAWACADPGIQYDDTINRWHTCPESGRINGSNPCSEYMHLDNTSCNLASLNLMKFLKDDSKGHQSFDVERFSKVVELVITAMDISICFADFPTQKIGDNTRAFRQLGIGYANLGALLMATGHAYDSDGGRSLAGAITSLMTGTSYKRSAELAAVVGPYDGYARNAQPHQRVMKQHSDANAVAPRVDDLDTPIWAAATESWQDVLHLGEKNGFRNAQASVIAPTGTIGLAMSCDTTGLEPDLALVKFKKLVGGGSMQIVNGTVPQALRRLGYQEEQIEAIVAHIADHGNVIDAPGLKAEHYEVFDCAMGERSISAMGHVRMMAAIQPWISGALSKTVNLPETATVEDVEEVYFEAWKMGVKALAIYRDNCKVGQPLSAKTKEKEKTATDAVTARAEDTIRTAVEKVVEYRPVRKRLPKGRPGITTSFTVGGAEGYMTANSYPDDGLGEVFLKMSKQGSTLAGMMDAFSIAVSVGLQYGVPLETYVSKFTNMRFEPAGMTDDPDVRMAQSIVDYIFRRLALDFLPFETRSALGIHSIDERQRHLETGSYESSEEDVDVDVEGLAQSAPRAQELKAVVTPKAEVEAVKPAPQQAHTSAELVEMQLGIQADAPLCFSCGTKMQRAGSCYICEGCGSTSGCS, encoded by the coding sequence ATGACAGAGACGGCGAGCGGTCCGGCACGAGGTTCCCGCACGAAGGGCACCAAGGCCATCAAGGGACTGCGTATCGAGCGCATCCACACCACCCCGGGCGTGCACCCGTACGACGAGGTCGCCTGGGAGCGCCGTGACGTCGTCATGACCAATTGGCGCGACGGCTCGGTCAACTTCGAGCAGCGTGGCGTCGAGTTCCCCGACTTCTGGTCGTTGAACGCGGTCAACATCGTCACCAGCAAGTACTTCCGCGGTGCTGTGGGTACCCCGCAGCGCGAGGTGAGCCTCAAGCAGCTCATCGACCGCATCGTGAAGACGTACCGGAAGGCCGGCGAGGACTACAAGTACTTCGCCTCGCCCGCCGATGCCGAGATCTTCGAGCACGAGCTGGCGTACGCCCTCCTGCACCAGATCTTCAGTTTCAACTCGCCGGTGTGGTTCAACGTCGGCACGCCCCAGCCGCAGCAGGTCTCCGCCTGCTTCATCCTGGCCGTCGACGACTCCATGGAGTCGATCCTCGACTGGTACAAGGAAGAGGGCATGATCTTCAAGGGCGGTTCGGGCGCCGGCCTGAACCTCTCCCGGATCCGTTCCTCCAAGGAACTGCTCTCCTCGGGCGGCAACGCCTCGGGTCCCGTCTCCTTCATGCGCGGTGCCGACGCCTCCGCGGGGACCATCAAGTCGGGCGGCGCCACGCGCCGAGCCGCCAAGATGGTCATCCTCGACGTCGACCACCCCGACATCGAGGACTTCATCCAGACCAAGGTGAAGGAAGAGGAGAAGATCCGCGCGCTGCGCGACGCGGGCTTCGACATGGACCTGGGCGGCGACGACATCACGTCCGTCCAGTACCAGAACGCCAACAACTCGGTCCGTGTGAACGACACGTTCATGAAGGCCGTCGAGAACGGCGAGAAGTTCGGCCTCACCTCCCGTATGACCGGCGAGGTCATCGAGGAGGTCGACGCCAAGTCGCTCTTCCGCAAGATGGCCGAGGCGGCCTGGGCCTGCGCCGACCCGGGCATCCAGTACGACGACACGATCAACCGCTGGCACACGTGCCCGGAGTCCGGCCGCATCAACGGCTCGAACCCGTGCAGCGAGTACATGCACCTGGACAACACGTCCTGCAACCTCGCCTCGCTGAACCTGATGAAGTTCCTGAAGGACGACAGCAAGGGCCACCAGTCCTTCGACGTCGAGCGCTTCTCGAAGGTCGTCGAGCTCGTCATCACGGCGATGGACATCTCCATCTGCTTCGCGGACTTCCCGACCCAGAAGATCGGCGACAACACCCGCGCCTTCCGCCAGCTGGGCATCGGCTACGCCAACCTCGGCGCCCTCCTGATGGCGACCGGTCACGCGTACGACTCCGACGGCGGCCGCTCGCTCGCCGGCGCCATCACCTCGCTGATGACCGGCACCTCGTACAAGCGCTCCGCGGAGCTCGCCGCGGTCGTCGGCCCGTACGACGGCTACGCCCGCAACGCGCAGCCGCACCAGCGCGTCATGAAGCAGCACTCCGACGCCAACGCCGTGGCCCCCCGTGTGGACGACCTGGACACGCCGATCTGGGCCGCCGCCACAGAGTCCTGGCAGGACGTGCTGCACCTCGGCGAGAAGAACGGCTTCCGCAACGCGCAGGCCTCGGTCATCGCCCCGACCGGCACCATCGGTCTCGCGATGTCCTGCGACACGACCGGTCTCGAGCCCGACCTCGCGCTGGTCAAGTTCAAGAAGCTGGTCGGCGGCGGCTCGATGCAGATCGTCAACGGCACCGTCCCGCAGGCCCTGCGCCGCCTGGGCTACCAGGAGGAGCAGATCGAGGCGATCGTCGCCCACATCGCCGACCACGGCAACGTGATCGACGCCCCGGGCCTGAAGGCCGAGCACTACGAGGTCTTCGACTGCGCCATGGGCGAGCGTTCCATCTCCGCGATGGGCCACGTCCGCATGATGGCCGCGATCCAGCCCTGGATCTCCGGCGCGCTCTCCAAGACGGTCAACCTGCCGGAGACGGCGACCGTCGAGGACGTCGAAGAGGTCTACTTCGAGGCGTGGAAGATGGGCGTCAAGGCGCTCGCGATCTACCGCGACAACTGCAAGGTCGGCCAGCCCCTCTCCGCGAAGACCAAGGAGAAGGAGAAGACCGCGACCGACGCCGTCACGGCCAGGGCCGAGGACACGATCCGTACCGCGGTCGAGAAGGTCGTCGAGTACCGCCCGGTCCGCAAGCGCCTCCCCAAGGGCCGTCCCGGCATCACCACGTCCTTCACGGTCGGCGGCGCCGAGGGTTACATGACCGCCAACTCCTACCCGGACGACGGTCTCGGCGAGGTCTTCCTGAAGATGTCGAAGCAGGGCTCCACCCTCGCGGGCATGATGGACGCCTTCTCGATCGCGGTCTCCGTGGGCCTGCAGTACGGCGTGCCCCTGGAGACGTACGTCTCGAAGTTCACCAACATGCGCTTCGAGCCGGCCGGCATGACGGACGACCCGGACGTGCGGATGGCGCAGTCGATCGTCGACTACATCTTCCGCCGCCTGGCGCTCGACTTCCTGCCCTTCGAGACGCGCTCCGCGCTCGGCATCCACTCGATCGACGAGCGCCAGCGCCACCTGGAGACGGGCTCGTACGAGTCGAGCGAGGAAGACGTCGACGTCGACGTCGAGGGGCTGGCCCAGTCCGCGCCCCGCGCGCAGGAGCTGAAGGCCGTCGTCACCCCGAAGGCCGAGGTCGAAGCGGTCAAGCCCGCCCCGCAGCAGGCCCACACCAGCGCCGAGCTGGTGGAGATGCAGCTGGGCATCCAGGCGGACGCCCCCCTGTGCTTCTCCTGCGGTACGAAGATGCAGCGGGCCGGTTCCTGCTACATCTGCGAGGGCTGCGGCTCGACCAGCGGCTGCAGCTGA
- a CDS encoding TerD family protein: protein MNGLNKGISKVEVSVKWDPSSPGEPAIDLDIVAATYLATANHENPDYVVHFGSRSPDGTIYLDRDSKDGKGFGWDEVMTLELSRLNARYARVMVGVAIQQRAGRRTFASVRNPALRIREGHTVLAEGDFNGVLGATATTVAEFVRDDSGEWTFRPAVRGFDADPATFARIMGSAENA, encoded by the coding sequence GTGAACGGCCTGAACAAGGGCATCAGCAAGGTCGAGGTCTCGGTGAAGTGGGATCCCAGTTCACCCGGTGAACCGGCCATCGATCTCGACATCGTCGCCGCCACCTACCTCGCGACCGCCAATCACGAGAATCCCGACTACGTGGTGCACTTCGGCAGCCGCTCCCCGGACGGCACCATCTACCTCGACCGGGACAGCAAGGACGGCAAGGGCTTCGGCTGGGACGAGGTGATGACCCTGGAGCTGTCCCGTCTCAACGCCCGCTACGCGCGCGTGATGGTCGGTGTCGCCATCCAGCAGCGCGCCGGGCGGCGCACGTTCGCGAGCGTGCGCAACCCGGCCCTGCGCATCCGCGAGGGCCACACCGTGCTGGCCGAGGGCGACTTCAACGGCGTCCTCGGGGCCACGGCCACGACGGTCGCGGAGTTCGTCCGTGACGACTCCGGGGAGTGGACCTTCCGTCCGGCGGTCCGCGGTTTCGACGCGGACCCGGCGACCTTCGCGCGGATCATGGGCAGCGCCGAGAACGCCTGA